In Spirosoma pollinicola, the genomic window ACTCTACTAGTTAAATGCGTTTAACCTATCTGTTTATTGATCTGTAATAGTCGTTTATTGACAACTCTTCAGTTACTGAAAGATCAGAAGTTTTGAAAAAAAAATGACTTTACCTCGATTAGAAAATATACTATTTAGTATATTTGCATCAACATAAGGAATGCCATGTTCACAAAAGCAGAAAAGACGAAGCAGTTTATACTGGAAACGGCAATACCCCTTTACAATGTAAAAGGGATAGCAGGGGTAAGTATAGACGATGTACTGAATGCCACCAAGCTGACGAAAGGATGCCTGTATGGACATTTCCAGAGCAAGGAAGACCTGTCAGAGCAAGTTATTGATCTCGCTCTAAAGAAAACTGTTGATAAGATCCACTTGGCTGTTGCCGGTGGTAAAACAGCAAAGGCAAAAGTGTTTGCCTTTCTGGATTTTTACAAAGACCCCATACAAACCTATGTTCCAGGTGGTTGCCCTATTTTCAATACGGCTACTGAAGTCGACGACAATCATCCTGTTATGAAAGAAAAAGTAGCGGCAGTTATAAAAGCTGGCCAACAGGAGATGACCAAGCTGCTCGAAGAAGGTATTCAAAACGGGGAATTTTCGAACAAGCTGAACCCACCCGTCCTGGCTTTCAAACTTGTAGCGGCCGTAGAAGGGGGGCTGATCATGTGCCGTATAATGGACACAGTAAAGCCGATGCACGCCCTGATCAAAAGCCTGAAATCGGAACTGGAACAGTATATTTCATAAATTTTTTTCGATGAATATATACTTTTTAGTCTATTTTTTTTGCATCAGAAATAGACTAAAAAGTATAAAATGGAAATTTTAATAGTAGGGCTGATTAATCAGAATTGATTGAAAATCGTCTTTTTAAACAATCACAGGACATGAAAACAACAGGAAATACAGTATTTATAAGTGGTGGGAGTGCGGGCATTGGGTTGGCAATTGCCAAAAAGCTGAGTGCCGCAGGGAATCGAATTATCATTAATGGCCGCAATAGCCAACGACTACAAATTGCTTTGAGCGAGCTTAACGATGCCGTAGCCCTTCAGGGCGACCTGTCTGTAGAAGCCGATCGCATCCGCATCGCGCAGGAACTGGCCGCTCAGCATCCCGACGTCAATATTGTCATCAACAATGCGGGAACTGCTTTTATGAATAACCTCGGCGATAGCACCAACGATGCCGTTGGGAAAGCCTATCAGGAGATTAATACGAATTATCTGAGCGTCATTCACTTCACCTCGCTGGTATTGCCCCATTTATTGAAACAGGCCGATGCCGCCATCGTAAATGTGACCTCAATCGCGGTTTTCAGAGGCAACAAATACCTGCCGACGTATTCCGCCAGCAAGGCCGCCCTACACAGTTACACCCAGGGCCTGAGAGACACGTTTGCTGAAAATGACAAATTGAATATCTATGAATTATATCCACCCCTGGTCAATACGGAGTTCTCGGCCGAGATAGGAGGGGCCAACGGTATTCCGGCTTCGGAAGTAGCCGACGAACTTTTGCTGGCGCTGGCCAACGACCAGTTTGAGGTGCCGGTTGGCGATGCAAAACGATTTCATCAGTTAGCAGAACCGCTTTCAGTCAGCAGCCATTGAGTACAGTCGGCCAGCAATTTTCTGGAAATAAAAATTACCAAAACGCGATCATGATGACACACTATTATACGGTCGTGCGAAAAAAAAATACCAACCAAAAAGGTCGATAACACGGCTTCACGACAATAGATAATCACCATGAAAGCATTCTTGATTAACAAATACGACAAAGCGGGGGCCATGCAGCTTGCGGACGTACCTGAACCCGTGGTCAACGACACGGACGTGCTGGTAGACATCCATGCGGCCGGGTTGAACCTATTGGATTCTATGATAAAATCAGGTGAATTCAAGCTGGTTTTACCGTACAAATTTCCCCTGATCATGGGCCACGATGTGGCGGGTGTTATTACTCAGGTTGGCAAGCGGGTGAAGAAATTCAAGGTTGGCGATGAAGTCTACGCCCGGCCCGCCGATGGCCGGATTGGGACCTTCGCTGAACAGATTGCCATCCATGAAAACGACGTAGCACTGAAGCCCAAAAACCTATCGATGGCCGAAGCCGCTTCCCTGCCGCTGGTAGCGTTGACCGCCTGGCAAGCGCTGGTTGAGCAGGCTCACCTGAAAAAAGGGCAAAGCGTGTTCATTCAGGCCGGTTCCGGTGGAGTTGGTACCATCGCCATCCAGCTTGCCAAACACCTGGGAGCAAAGGTCGCTACCACCGCTGGAGCCTCCAGTTTCGATGCGCTGAAAAAGCTGGGAGCCGATGTCCTGATCGATTACAAAACCCAGGACTTTGAAACGATCCTGACCGACTACGACGTCGTGCTGAACAGTCAGGATACAAAAACACTCGAAAAATCGCTGAACGTAGTGAAACCTGGTGGTACGGTTGTATCCCTTACAGGCCCGCCAACGGCTGATCTGGCTGTGCAGAAGAACGCTCCCTGGTTTGTGAAAATTGTTATGGGCTTGCTAAGTATGGGCATCCGGCGAAAAGCAAAGAAACGAGGCATCAATTATCGTTTCCTGTTCATGCGGGCCAGTGGTCAACAGTTGACGGAGCTGACCAGACTGGTCGAAGCAGGCATCCTCAAACCTGTAGTCGACAAGGTTTATCCGTTCGAGAAAGCCAACGACGCTCTGGCTTACATGGAAAGCAAACGAGCCAAAGGAAAAGTAGTTATCAGCTTAAAATAAATTGGTCACTCATTCACGTAGTCGACTATCACGTGAAACCTATTACCTGGGAGAAGGGCATACGCTTGATAATATAGCAGTATGGTTTAGTAAAGAAAAAATTCTCTATGGTGGTTGTTTGACGAAGGGGGCTGATGCGGAGAATTTGGGTTACTTGGGCGATGCCAATGAAACTGACTATGAGACAACGCTAAAGCGAGTTAGAAAAAAGTGTCCCAAACCCAAGTTTATCATCGTTTCCCACCACGACTGGACGAATCTAAACTCGTTGAAAAACTCGATAAAATTGGCTAAGCGACTACGAATGAAGAAAACGCGAGCTATGGGATTTCCCGTGTTTAATGGCCCAGGCAAAGAATAAATAAGACTGCAAGAGGAGTAATGGATGCTTACTCTCGAATAGCAGCTTGAAGCCGCTGACGAAACTTCTTCCTTCTTGCAGCTTAGCAGTAAAAGGGTCATCAAAAACAGCGCTGAACTGTATCGCATGAGGTCTCGTTCCATTGCAAGACACTGAGTTACTCGAAAGGGTTGGAAGCACGTAATGCTGGTTGGCAGAATTCGTATATTGGGGCTTCTGAGTCACTTTCTTCTGAAATCTCAACGCTCATCAAGTATGAAAACCATTAACGTTGCTATTGATCTTCGCTCGTTTTTGCTGGGTGCGCTTGCTTTAGGCGGCCTGCTAACACTAACTAACTTCAAGTCCGCCCATGATGGCCAGCCCGACCCGGCGGTTGTGGATACACGCCGGTTTCAGGTGGTTACCAGCGATCGACAAACTATCATTCTGGATACGAAAACGGGACGGTTCATTCTGGATCCATTTGGCACCACCAAACCCAAATGGGTGGTTGGCGATTTTGAGGAACTACAAAAGCCGGAAGGTAAATAAAAAGCGCTACTCTTTAGCGTCTGAACCCCGTCGGGCGAGACTAGCCACTCCAGTAGCTGACAAACAGTAAATTTCGTGCAGAAAGCCTTGATGTGAATCAAGCATTTTTGCGAATGGTTATTGAGTAGGAAGGAGAAAACAACTGTCAACGCTAATTGGTAGAATACGGTCCCGGGTTCTCAATCCGCTGGAGAATCTCTTGATTGAGCAAATCAATCTGCTGGTGCAGAAGAGCAACTTGATCAGCAATAGACATAGCTGTGGTGGTTTAAGTATCGGAAAATGGTATTGAGCGTTAACATAGGCTTTCGCCTAAAAATGAATGCGCCAGTTCAGATTTGGGTAAAAACCGATCTGGTACACTGACACCAGCCGGTTACGCTGGTTGTCGTACTGAAAACCATATAAATTCCTGGCATTGGTAATGTTCTGGAAATCAATAAACCACTCCTGCATAGCCCGGACCGAGTTGCGTCGGTAGGTTAGCTTGACGTCCGTCCGGAAATATGGGTTCGTATGTTGGGAAAAGGCCAGTGCTGGATTATCGACCTCTGTATGCTGCTGACTGGAAGCAACAATGTCAATGGGTGTATACGGTTTTCCCCCCACCCAGCTTGTGCGCACATCAATCGCTAATACGTTACGAGTTCCAAGTCGTAACTCTTTTCCTGCCAGCAGGTTAGCTACGTGATTAACCGCATAGGCCGTGGCGCGCAGAATCCCGTCGCTGCCCCGGTATTGACTGTTGAACAGGGATGCCGTACCCAGAAAATAGTAGCCGTTGGTATAGGTGCGTTCCAGCGTTAGTTCAACGCCATAGTTACGTCCCGTACCGGAGTTGACCAGGTTCGTTCGGTCGGTTACGACATAGCCCGTACCTGAGTTCAGCAACGAATACGACGAAGCGATGCGTTCTACAGGCACGTTGCTGATGGCCTGGTAGTAGCTCTCCAGTTTAACCCGCCAGTTTGCCGGAAGCTGATGCTCATAACCCACGACGACCTGATCGCTGTAAGTGAAATCCAGGTTCCGGTTCGTTTGTTGATTCTCGGCCGGGTTCCCGGCCTGATTTAAATATAGACCCAGCGGCTGCATCTGACTGTGGCGACCCAGACCAAACGTCAGGTTTGTCGTCGGGTTTAGGGCATACCGCATGTTCAGTCGGGGTTCGAATGAATAATGACTGTTCAGCGCCAGCAGTTGGGTGTAAAAGCCGGTATTCAGGGTTAACCGTTCATCGAATCGGTGCTGGTACTGGGCATAGGCCTGATAGAATAGGGTCTGCCCCGAAAAATTACGGATTGTGCGGAAGCGATTGGTTACCAATACACTATCTACCAGATGTGCGGTCACTTGGTTCGTTATTAACCCCAGTATCAGGGTATTACGCGTATTAATTTTCCTGTTGAACGTCAGGTGAGCCGTCAATTTGCCCTGCCAGGAATGATCACGGAATTGCGGAAACGCCTGCCGGGCCTGATTCAGACTGTCCTGTAAAATACCCGTCTGAATCCCTGAATAGGCAATAACCAGTTTGGTAAACGTCGACCGATTCCAGAAGTAGGTGTGGGTTGCGCCCAGCACCCCGGAGCGATTCTGCGTCGTTACGTTCGTGTATGGGTCGGTATAGAAATTGGTCGTATCGGCCAGACTGCCTTTGAACGTGATATGGCTGCTCCCGGCCAACCCGAAAACAGTAAACTGCCCTGCCTTTTTGGTGGGAATATTCAGTTTTAGTGATAAATCCTGGTAGTAGGGAATGGCTCCGCCGGTACCGAAGTTAATGCCGAGACCCTGTAGCAACGCGGGGGCTGAGTAGCGATAATTAATCAGATAGGACGACCGCCCCCCTTTTTTGATTGGTCCTTCGGTCCCCAGTTCGAATCCGTTGAAGCCAATCTGCCCCACGTATTCACGCTTTTCAGCGTTGCCGTTCCGGAACCGTAAATCAAACACGCCGGACGTGGCATTGCCATACATGGCCGGAAACGCCCCGGTTAGAAATAGCGACCGGTCAAGTACATTGTTATTGATCTGACTGACCGGCCCGCCCGTGCCGGTCAGGCTGCCAAAATGGTTTGGATTGGGAATGTCGACGCCCTCCAGCCGCCAAAGTAATCCGGCCGGTGAGTTGCCCCGGATTATAATGTCGTTTCGGGCGTCGTTGGCACTTACCACACCCGCGTAATTGGCCGCCATCCGCGAAGGGTCGTTGCGGCTACCCGCAAACCGGCGTGTTTCTTCAGCATTGAACAGGCGGCTGCTACTGGCTGCGTACGACAGGGCCGCATTCGTGGGGTTGTCTGTTCCTTTCACCGTCACTTCCTTTAATGTACTGATGTCTTCGCCTGCCTCAATATCGAGTACCATCTCCTTACCCGACGTCAACAGAACGTTCGGAATAATCTGCTCCCCGTAACCCATATAGGTGAACCGAATCTGCTGTCGGCCGAGGGGTACGTTGGTCAGTCGGTAAACGCCATGCTCATCGGTAGTCGTGCCGATCAGGGGCGATGAATTCAGCACAACGACCGTTGCTCCGGCCAGCGGAGCTTTCGACTGGTTATCGATTACGCGGCCTTTCAGTGTCTGGGTCAAAAGCTGGCTGTGCCCCGGCAGCTGAACCAGCATCAGTCCCAGCGCGATGAGTACGTTTTTCATGATGAGTAGCTCGTTTACAAGCTGTTAGTTACGCCTGCATTAGGTGAAGCAAACTTATTGCACCCTCCGGTCTGCCGCAATAATGAACCGTTATAGTTTATAACCTGCCCCCAGGGTGTTCCTGTAATGGCTGCATAAACTAAAACCTCACGTTGTTGCCCACGCGCGGTGAAGCCCGGATTTTTGCTAAAAAAAACGCGCTAAAATGACGTATCGGCTATGCTTACCAGACTCGTTTGTTCGCCTGCTCCGGTCCGTTACCGGGCCTTTTTCAATCAACTAAATGGATTATGCAGCGCCTGTACGACGCTGGATGCCAAACCGCTTATGCACGAAACCATTTTTCAGCAATTGCTGCTGGATATGGTCGATGCGGAACGCCCGGTGGAGTTCCGGCGTTTCCAGCGCCTGATGTTTGAAGCTATGGTGCATTTCCGGCATATGAAAGAAGGCGACCTGTTGAATGGGTTTACGCAGCTACAGCGGCTGCGAACCACGTTCCCCCCGCTATCGCCCACGGTTCGGCAGTTGGGCGAGGCCATGCTGACGCCCATGATCGCCTATTATTATTTTCGGATTCGCGATTTTGCAACGGCCACCTACTATAATCAGTATTCTGTGGCGATCAGTAGTGAGTTGCAGGCTACGTATCCGGTATTGCACCTCCACCAGATTCAGCAGCAGTTTAACCTGAGCCGAATCGAACTGGCCCAGCACCGGTATGAGGAGGCCCTCAGCCGATTGAAAGAACTCATTGACTACCTGCTCACGGGCCGCGCTCCTAACCTGACCGGTGTGTGGACAAGCGCTATGCGGGCGGGACTGGCTCAGCCAATCGCGACCAATCAGTTGCTGGACATTATCAACGAACTCGTTTTTCATTCGCTTAAGTCAGACGAACTGGAAACCATGATTCCGCCGGTTGTACTAGCCGAATCCAGTTTGTGGACTGGTCGAAAAAAGCTGCGAATTCCTTCACCCGAAGCCGCCATCCAAACCTGGTGGCAGGCTTATCAGCCGGAGTCCGATGAGCAGCAGCACCTATTCCTGACGGGCATCATTACGCTCATTCAGCAGTACCCGCTGGAATATGACCAACTCAAGCTACTGCTGCTGGGCCGACTTCACCACTTCACCGCCCATTCGGAATGGGTCAGTTCTGAGCATCTGTTGCTCATTCGCCGGTTTGTTAACACTAAGCTGCATCTGTCTGATCGGCTATTGCGGCACATCCGTACAATCCGTAGTCAGCCCACTCGATAGCTGTACACACAGCTTCGATGGCCCGAATAATCAGTAGCTTCCTTTGCGATGGCTACTGGTTATTCGGGCCATTTATTATTCAGGCATTGGTTGTTTTGCCATTTCGTACGGCACCGGCCGCCCGCTCAAACGGCCCTGCGTAAAATGCGTCATCTGGTAGTCATCAATATGTATCATTACTTCAACAGATAGCTGAAAAAAAGACGCAGATTAATGCGATGGTAATTTGAGACCGTAGACTAGTTATAAAAATAAGATTATCCCTTAAAACAGGTTATCTTAGAAAAAGGGGCGTTTAATTAATCTGTTGCTTTCCTAAATTGCGTCAGGAAACTTCGGCTTACTAAGCCCGTGAATTATTTTTACAGTGTAAGACAGAAGGTAGTTTTTTGTCTCACAATTTGAATTACTTTACACAACAGCACTTATAAAACAGTCATACCACAATGAAAGCCTCGCAGATTGGTATTTCAACTTTGTTAATCCTGGCTATTGTAGCCTTGCTTGTTGTTTGGCTTAATACGACTGATACAAAGACCGCTCTAATTGTACTGGGGCTAATTCTAGTCTTATTTTACAAACTTGACGTCCAGGTAACAGATCAGGACGTTACGCTTAAGTTTGGTATCGGTCTAATTCGTCGAAAGATTCCACTTGATCAGATCACTAATGCTAAAGCTGTTAAAAACTCAGTATGGTCAGGATGGGGTATTCGAGTTGGTCCAAGTTTTACCCTTTACAATGTATCTGGATTTAGCGCCATTGAATTAACTTTAAGAGGTAAAAAACGAAAAGTCCGGATTGGTACGACAGTTCCTGAAAAGCTAAGCCAGTACATCAATCAAAAAGTTATAAGCTAATTGACTTTTTTCAAGCAGATCTTTCCAAGTTTAAAAGGACAGTGATACGGGCTACTACTTGATCCACGGAGTGACCTATCTACTTTCGCAACAGCCTCTGACTTCATGTAAAGAAATTTTTTTGAGATTACGATTTAACCTTCCTGGTAGCTGTCATAAGAAATGTGATGGTCCATAACTGGTTAGTTCTTCTTAGGCAGAGTTGTAGTAGGCATCACTCGGATCAATGAATCTACTGACCAATGCTTTACTTGCTCGCTCATAGCTTTCACACTCACTGAAACTTGTTCTTCAGAAGTTAAGACAACTGGCATAGACCGGTTGGGCATAGGTATTGCATCCCCCTTCCCATTTCGAGTAGGTA contains:
- a CDS encoding TetR/AcrR family transcriptional regulator yields the protein MFTKAEKTKQFILETAIPLYNVKGIAGVSIDDVLNATKLTKGCLYGHFQSKEDLSEQVIDLALKKTVDKIHLAVAGGKTAKAKVFAFLDFYKDPIQTYVPGGCPIFNTATEVDDNHPVMKEKVAAVIKAGQQEMTKLLEEGIQNGEFSNKLNPPVLAFKLVAAVEGGLIMCRIMDTVKPMHALIKSLKSELEQYIS
- a CDS encoding SDR family oxidoreductase, whose product is MKTTGNTVFISGGSAGIGLAIAKKLSAAGNRIIINGRNSQRLQIALSELNDAVALQGDLSVEADRIRIAQELAAQHPDVNIVINNAGTAFMNNLGDSTNDAVGKAYQEINTNYLSVIHFTSLVLPHLLKQADAAIVNVTSIAVFRGNKYLPTYSASKAALHSYTQGLRDTFAENDKLNIYELYPPLVNTEFSAEIGGANGIPASEVADELLLALANDQFEVPVGDAKRFHQLAEPLSVSSH
- a CDS encoding TonB-dependent receptor; protein product: MKNVLIALGLMLVQLPGHSQLLTQTLKGRVIDNQSKAPLAGATVVVLNSSPLIGTTTDEHGVYRLTNVPLGRQQIRFTYMGYGEQIIPNVLLTSGKEMVLDIEAGEDISTLKEVTVKGTDNPTNAALSYAASSSRLFNAEETRRFAGSRNDPSRMAANYAGVVSANDARNDIIIRGNSPAGLLWRLEGVDIPNPNHFGSLTGTGGPVSQINNNVLDRSLFLTGAFPAMYGNATSGVFDLRFRNGNAEKREYVGQIGFNGFELGTEGPIKKGGRSSYLINYRYSAPALLQGLGINFGTGGAIPYYQDLSLKLNIPTKKAGQFTVFGLAGSSHITFKGSLADTTNFYTDPYTNVTTQNRSGVLGATHTYFWNRSTFTKLVIAYSGIQTGILQDSLNQARQAFPQFRDHSWQGKLTAHLTFNRKINTRNTLILGLITNQVTAHLVDSVLVTNRFRTIRNFSGQTLFYQAYAQYQHRFDERLTLNTGFYTQLLALNSHYSFEPRLNMRYALNPTTNLTFGLGRHSQMQPLGLYLNQAGNPAENQQTNRNLDFTYSDQVVVGYEHQLPANWRVKLESYYQAISNVPVERIASSYSLLNSGTGYVVTDRTNLVNSGTGRNYGVELTLERTYTNGYYFLGTASLFNSQYRGSDGILRATAYAVNHVANLLAGKELRLGTRNVLAIDVRTSWVGGKPYTPIDIVASSQQHTEVDNPALAFSQHTNPYFRTDVKLTYRRNSVRAMQEWFIDFQNITNARNLYGFQYDNQRNRLVSVYQIGFYPNLNWRIHF
- a CDS encoding NADP-dependent oxidoreductase — encoded protein: MKAFLINKYDKAGAMQLADVPEPVVNDTDVLVDIHAAGLNLLDSMIKSGEFKLVLPYKFPLIMGHDVAGVITQVGKRVKKFKVGDEVYARPADGRIGTFAEQIAIHENDVALKPKNLSMAEAASLPLVALTAWQALVEQAHLKKGQSVFIQAGSGGVGTIAIQLAKHLGAKVATTAGASSFDALKKLGADVLIDYKTQDFETILTDYDVVLNSQDTKTLEKSLNVVKPGGTVVSLTGPPTADLAVQKNAPWFVKIVMGLLSMGIRRKAKKRGINYRFLFMRASGQQLTELTRLVEAGILKPVVDKVYPFEKANDALAYMESKRAKGKVVISLK